Part of the Bacillus cabrialesii genome is shown below.
CGAATAAGATCAAGCAAATCGCGTCCTTCAATATACGCTTTTACATTCCCCTCATTCCCCGGGGCTAAAAGCTCTCTAAGCTCATTGCTGCCTGTCAGCTGGGCTGCCTGTTCAAGAAGCGGTTTTGTGAGAACGGTAATCTCATAGTAAGAAATCAGCGCTTCTTTCAGCGGGCGGACATCACCTTGCTTATTAAGCGTCACAATTTCTTCAGGGTCCCAATTCATTTCCTTCAGCAGCTGATCAACAAGCTCTGGATCGTTTTCCGGATAGACGCCGAGGCTGTCACCAGGCTCGTATATCAGGCCAGATCCTTCAAGAGAAAGCTCCACATGGCGTGTTTCTTTATTTGATCCGCGGCCGTTCAAATTTAAATTTTCTAACACTTCGGCCCGAAACGGGTTTGTTCTGGAATACGAGGACTCGCCGGCTTGAGGCGCTGCGGCTGGCGCAGGTGCGGCACTTTCGCCCCCCGCTTCACTTAAACCCTCAAATACGCTCTCAAGCCATTCGGCTGCCGGTTCATCATAGTCAAGATCGCAATCAACGCGCGGAGAAATCCGTTTTCCTCCGAGCTCTTCTAACCGCTGATCAAATTCTTTCCCTGTCTGGCAGAAAAATTCGTACGAGCTGTCACCAAGCGCCAAAACAGAAAAACGAAGATCCTCAAGCTTAGGCGCCCTTCTTCCATGAAGAAATTCATGAAACGACAGCGCGTTATCAGGAGGATCGCCTTCACCGTGCGTACTGACGACGATCAAAAGATTGTTTACTTTCTTCAGCTGATTCGGTTTAAAATCACTCATGGATGAGACGGTCACTTGAAAACCGCGCTGCTCAAGCTGTTTGCCGGCATTTTCCGCAAGCCCCTGCGCGTTTCCTGTTTGTGAACCGTAAAGAACGGTCACTTCTTTTGAAACGGCCGGTGCCGCCGCTTCTGCAGACACAGATGCCGCCGGCGCCCCCGCAGTTTCTTGGGCGGAAACAGATTGCGCGGATAAATATCCGCTAAGCCAGATTTTCTGAGATTCGGTCAAGGTTGGCAGAAGGCGGTTAAGGAGCTCTGCCTGCTCCTGATTAAACGGACTGTTCATTACCTGAAGTTGCAACGTATCCACCTCACAAAGTTATAAACTGATCGAAAATTGCATCTAATTGAACTTTACCGGAATACTGGGTTTAAGTAAAATATATTTACATGATGATAACTATTAAGAATCCTAATGATAAAACCGCTTGTTTCACCTAAATAGAAAAAAGAGAAGGATTCCCTTCTCTTCATTCAGCATTCTGATATAAATGAGGCGGCACAGCCGCTGCAAACGGACTTGCCTTACCTGTATAAAACACCGTCAGCGTATGCATCGAACGGGTGCAGGCAGTATATAACAGCCTGCGGTCGTGCTCTGTTTTAAAATATTTTTCTGATGCATCATAGACAAGTACTGCGTCAAATTCAATACCCTTCGCTAAATAAACCGGAATGACACAAACTCCCTTTTGGAATGTTTGATTTTCTTTATGAATCAGTCGAACATCTATATATTCACTCATGCGTGCATGCGCCTGTACGCATTGCTGCGCAGTCTTGCAAATGACGGCTATCGTTTCGTGACCTTGCTTCTTGAGCCGCTCAATTTCTTTCGTAAGCTTTTGACAAAGGTCCTCACGCCCTTCGGTTTTAAAAACGCGAGGGATTTCCCCATTTCTGTTAAAAGGCTCAATGTCCGCTCCATCCTGAAGCATCGCTTTTGTTAACTCGACAATCTGTCTTGTCGATCTGTACGTTCTCTTCAAGTGAACATATTCAGCCGGCTCACCTTCAAAGCACGCATCCATACGCTTTGCGCCATGTATGGCATGAGCGTAGATAGACTGATTAATATCACCGAGCACTGTCATGCTGGCAGCCGGAAAAATGCTTCTCATGTACGCCATCTGAAACGGCGAATAGTCCTGAGCTTCGTCGATAAAAAGATGTTTGATCTTCGTGTTTTTCTTTCTGCCTTCAATCAAATCCTGCATATAAAGAAACGGAGCCGCATCCTCATAGAGCAATTTATGTTCCGCAAATGCCGATCCGGTCAGCTCTCCTATTTCTGCCGTCTTCTCATGCTGGAATTTCCCTCCCCAGCCAGAAAACAATTGCAGATAAAGCTGTTTCATATCAAGAAATGCAAGGAGTCTGACCGCCTGTTTTAGCGGTTTTAAAGCCTTTTTTACAATGATTGACGCAAGCAGCTGCTGCTCTCTTTGATAATCATTAAACGTACTCTCACTGAACCGTTTCCTATCCTGCAGTTTTTTGTACACGTCCAGATAATCCTCTTTGTCGAGCAGCTCAGCTTCCTGAACGACCCAATCCTTGCGCCGTTCTTTTTTCTCAAGCTTGTTCAGCTCACTCAGCAGCCACTTCGCCGTTTGTTCCATCCGGCTCGGAATGGATTGTCTTTGATCCAGTGAGTAAAAATAAGATTCAATTTGTTCCTTTGTAATCAGTTTTTGTCCGCGGAAAACGATATTTTTAAAGATCATCCCTTCAGAGGACAGTAGCGTGACGTATTCATCAATGAATTGTTGAAAAGATAAGCCCGCCTTCCATGTGATTCCCGCAATTCTTGTTGGAAAACCGCCATCTTTTGTTTCAGTCAGGCAGTATTCAAGCTGGTCAAAGGGGCTTTCACATTGGAACTTGCGGCCAAGCCGAAGCTCAATATATTCCTGAAACGTCGCCTGCTCCATGTTCTCTTCGCCTAACTCCGGCAAAACAGAGGAGACATAGCTGTTAAATAAAAAGTTGGGAGAAAATAAAACGATTTGTCCGGCATCAATGACGCCGCGGTGCCTGTATAACAAATAAGCGACACGCTGAAGCGCTGCCGATGTTTTCCCGCTGCCAGCCGCTCCCTGCACAATCAGAAATTTGCTTTTTTCATTACGGATAATCTGATTTTGTTCTTTCTGAATCGTAGACACGATGTTTTTCATTTGGGAATTAGAGTGATCGCTTAATACCTCTTGCAGCATTTCATCGCCGATCGTCATATCAGTATTAAACATCGCCTTGAGAGCGCCGTTTTTGATGATAAACTGGCGTTTCAGCACCATTTCTCCTTCTATCGTTTCACCAGGCACTTCGTACTCCGCTTTTCCTGGGGAATAATTATAGTACATACTTGATATCGGCGCCCTCCAGTCATAGATCAGAAAGTGCTCCTCCTTCTCATCCATACAAGAAGCTAAACCGATATAAATTCGCTCTGTCTGCTCCTCGCCGTTTTCAATAAAATCAATCCGGCCGAAATAAGGCGATGCTTTTAATTGATGAATTCGTTTGAGCTGCTGATCCATACGCCGATGATTCCGTTCCCGATCAGACAGCAGCTCTGCCTGCTGCTTAATGCTCGCCATCGTTTCAACCGCTTCATGAGCATCATCAACATTAACGGTAACATCCTCCCAAAAGCTTTTTCTTAAACCGATAATATCTTGCTTTAACCCGCCTGCAGACGTTTCCAGAAACCGCTCTTTTTTGCCGAGCTCCTGCAGCACTTCATCTATTCTTGACTGCTCTTCCTTCCATTCCTTATCCTGCTGATTCATGAACGGCACCTCCAGAAAATAGTTGACAAACACAGATGAAATACTGTAAAATATAATTGGATACATATATTTAATATATGATAAAGATAGGCAAATACAATTTATCTTAGCACATTCACCCAATATCAATCAAGGTTTGGGTTATTTATATGCAAAAAAACCGATTTCAAGTTGAAATCGGTTTTTTTGATGTTAGTTATCTAAACGAAAAGAACGGTTTGGCAGCTTCCACTTAAACATATAGGAACAAACGCGGCAAACAACGAGCACGAAAAACAGAACGTACAAGCCAAACGAGTTTCCCAGCCAGCCCAAGCCGACGATTAATCCGCCAAGAGCCGCCCATACCGCGTAAATTTCTGCTTTCAGCACAAGCGGCTTGCGTCCGGCAAGAAGATCGCGGATAATCCCGCCGCCGCTTCCCGTCAGCACCGCAGCCACGATGACGGCACTAAGCGGATGGCCCATTTTGACGGCATACAGTGCGCCTTGGATAGCGAAGGCTGCGAGACCGATCGCATCTGATAAATTGCCCCACTTGTTCCAATGCTTTAACAGCGGCTTCGGAAACAGAAACACAATCGTAATGGACACGAGGGCGATTTGAAAGTACGCGCCCTGCTCCCATAATGCCGACACTGGAACACCGATCAGCAAATTGCGGATCGCTCCTCCTCCGAAAGCTGTGACAATCCCTAATATATAAACTCCTAAAATATCATATTCCTCTTCCATCGCAACGATTGCGCCGCTGACTGCAAACGCAATGATGCCAATCACACTGAGCAGCTCCCAAGCCATTCTGATGACTCCCTTTATGTTTGTTAAATTTTCTGACGACCTCTAGATTTTATAATCGCTCAAGCGTAAAATCAATAACATTTTCATGATAAAAAAAGATAAATTTTGAGGGAGTACACCAAACGCTGTTGAGCATAAGTTTTTGAGCTAAAAAAAGCGCCCGGCATACGCGGGCGCATTTTTTGTTATTCAGATTTTTCGCCTTTCAGCAGACACATAAAAACGATAATCAGGATAAAAGCAATCAAGGCCAGGAATGGAATGGTAATAAAACCAAACCAGTTAATATATTGGCCTGAGCACGGCACACCGCTTACACACGGCTTAATGCCGGTAAAGCCGGGCACTTTTTGCTCTAAGTAGTGCATGATCGAAATAAATGCTCCGATAATCGCCATCGGAAGCACATATTTTTTCACGCGTGTGTCCCCTTGAAAGGTGGCGATGCCTAAAATCAGGACGAGCGGATACATGAGGATACGCTGGTACCAGCACAGTTCACAAGGGATGAACTTTCTGATTTCACTGAAATACAGGCTGCCAAGCATAGCGACAAGAGCCACAACCCAGGAAGCATATAAAAATCCAATTCTATTTTTCATACGATTACTTCCCTTTCAGCTCTTTCTCTATCGTTTTTTTGATTTCATCATAATCCGCAAAATTTTTGATCACTTTATCATTAACGTAAATCGTCGGTGTTGCGTTTACGTTCATTTTTTGATTAAGGTCAGAATCCTTTTCCACTTGAGAAGCGAATGTTTCCTTATCAAGATTGTCCTTGAGTGTCTCAGGTTTTACCTTTGTGGTGCTTTTGGCAAGATCACCGAGAAGGGCTGGAGTTACCCATTCCTGCTCTGTGTCCGGCTGTTTTTCGAACAGCTTTTCATGGAATGCCCAGAATGAGTCAGGATCTTCTTTCCATACTTCTTCTGATGCAAGAGCGGCTAATCTTGAACCTTTACCATGGAACATGACGTTCACGAATGAAAATTTCACATCGCCCTTGTCAATAAAGTCTTTTTGTATTTTCGGGAAGATGTCACTGTTAAACACCTTACAAGACGGACATTTGTAATCTCCGAATTCTACTACAGTTACCGGCGCATCATCCTTGCCAAGCACAGGCTGGCCTTTGATAGACGGCTGTCCGGAAACAGCTTCATTGCCTTGTTCCGTTTTGTTATTAATGATGACAATGGCTGCTAATAAGACAACAACCACAACCGTAAGGATAACCGCGAATTTCGCAGAAGACTGCTGTTTCTTTTTCACTCCGACACCTCATCGTTTTAAAATTAAAAAAGAAGCGGATCACAATTGACCCACTTCTTTATTTTAACAAGACAAGCGACTATAAGAAAACCCCGAAAAAATGAATTCTCTCCGACAATTTATCCGTTTTTGAGACGCATGACGCGCATGGCATTTGCCACAGCGAGCAGTGTAACGCCGACATCTGAGAATACCGCTTCCCACATGGTTGCAATTCCAAATGCCCCAAGAATGAGAAAGATCGCTTTCACACCTAAAGCGAAGCCGATGTTTTGCCACACGATTCGCCGTGTCCGTTTTGCGATCCGAATCGCTTCCGCTATTTTTGACGGCTGATCTGTCATCAGCACAACGTCTGCGGCTTCTACCGCGGCGTCTGACCCAAGGCCTCCCATGGCTGCTCCGATATCCGCGCGCGCGAGAACCGGCGTATCATTGATGCCGTCACCGACAAAAATGAGTTTTTCATTTTGCGAAAGCTTGGCTTCCAATGCTTCGACCCGCGCGACTTTATCCTGCGGCAGCAGCTCCGCATACACCTCGTCAATGCCAAGCTGTTTTCCGACAGCTTCCCCCGTTTGCTTCGAATCACCTGTCAGCATTACTGTCTGTTTGATTCCAAGCGATTTCAGATCAGCAACCGCCTGTGCCGCGTCTTCCTTTACTTCATCCGCTATAATGATTGCTCCGGCATAGCGTTGATCAACAGCAACGTGTACGATTGTTCCCGCATTTTCATCCGGCACGCCGTTAATCTGTTCTCTTTCCATGAGCTTTTTATTCCCGGCAAGGATTTCTGTTCCGTTTACTTTTGCAAAAATGCCGTGGCCGGATATTTCCTCATATGACTCTATCTTGTCAGAAGAAAGCATTTTTCCGTAAGCTTTACGCACAGATTCGGCAATTGGATGCTGGGAATGAAGCTCAGCATATGCCGCAGCCTCAAGTAATCTGGCCTTTGTAAATTCTTCCGCAGGTTTGATTTCTGTCACTTCAAAGCTGCCTTTTGTTAATGTTCCTGTTTTATCAAACACCGCGTATTTGACTTGATTCAGGGCTTCTAAATAATTGCTTCCCTTCACAAGCACTCCGGCCTTTGAGGCTGCACCGATTCCGCCGAAGAAACCGAGCGGTATAGAAACAACGAGCGCACACGGACAAGAAATCACTAAGAAAATAAGCGCGCGGTAGACCCAATCGGAAAGTGCGGCGCCAGGAATCATAAGCGGCGGAACAAAGGCCAGCAATGCCGCGATAATCACAACAGCAGGTGTATAATACTTGGCAAACTTCGTGATAAAGTTTTCCGTCCGGGCTTTGCGGCTGCTCGCATTCTGTACCAAATCTAATATTTTCGATACTGCGGATTCCTGATAGCCCTTTGTGACTTCAATATGCAGAACACCGTTTTGATTGATAAAGCCTGACATGACCTCTTGTCCTTCTGCAGCTTTTCGCGGAACGGATTCGCCTGTCAAAGCAGACGTATCAACCATCGCTGATCCCTTGATGACCTTTCCGTCCAGCGGTATGCTTTCACCCGGATTAACCACAATGATGTCTCCTATCAGTACGTCCGCAGGAGAAACCAGTTTGATGCCGTTCTCTGTTTTGACATTGGCGTAATCAGGCCGTATGTCCATTAACGCACTGATTGATTTTCTGGACCGGCTGACCGCCGCTCCTTGAAAAAGCTCACCAATTTGATAAAACAGCATAACGGCGACACCCTCAGGGTATTGTTGAATCAGAAAAGCGCCGATTGTGGCAAGAGCCATTAAGAAGTGCTCATCAAACACCTGGCCGCGGCTGATGTTTTTGACTGCACGGATGACAATGTCACCGCCGATGATCAAATAGGCGGCGAGGAAAAGCAAAAATTCGATTGTTCCGGAATGAACGAAATAGGCCGCCGCTCCAAGAATGACAGACGCCGCCATTCTGATCAGCATATTGATCATTCGATTACGGTAGCCGTCATCAGCTGATTTCTTTTTATGCTTTTGACGAACCGTTACATGCGGATCGATTGATTTCACTTTTTTCTCTACCTTATTGGTGACCCATTGCTCTTCTTTTCCATCGGCTGAGACAGTCAAGGTGCTTGCCGCAAAGTTTACCGCGCATCCGTCAATGCCTTTTATGCCTTTGACTCCATTTTCAATTTTTTGAGCACAGTTGCTGCAATCCAAACCGTCCAGAACGTATTCCTGTTTCACTAGTCTCACCTTACCTTCCGATTTAGGGTTCCCTCTTCAAAGCGTATCAATGAGCGCCGGTATTCATTTTATATATATGAGCACATACTCATATATTGGTTACGTCTATTATATGTCGTTTTCCAAGAAAGTGTCAATGAAAAACAAAAACCGGCATATTGCCGGTTTTTCATTTTACTTTCTGCAAACGGAGCGCATTCAGAACAACGGAAACCGAGCTGAATGCCATTGCTGCCCCCGCAATCCATGGCGCTAAAAATCCGAGCGCTGCGATTGGGATGCCGAGGCTGTTATAGCCGAGCGCCCAGAATAAGTTTTGTTTAATGTTTTTCATTGTCAGCCTGCTCATGCGAATGGCGTCGGCAATGCTGTTTAGATCGCCGCGAATCAGCGTAATGTCAGCTGTTTCCATGGCAATATCAGTACCTGTTCCAATCGCCATGCCGATATCGGCTGTCGCAAGCGCCGGCGCATCATTAATTCCGTCGCCTACCATGGCCGTTTGCCGGCCTTCTTTTTGCAGGCGGGCAATTTCTGCCGCCTTTTGTTCGGGAAGGACTTCCGCAATGACACTCGTAATTCCCGCTTCCTTCGCAATGGCTTCTGCGGTTCTGCGATTATCTCCTGTCATCATGATGACATCCAGGCCCAACTCTCTCAGACGGACCACTGCCGCCCGTGACGTGTCTTTTATCGTATCGGCAACCGCTATTAGTCCCGCCGCTTCACCATCAAGGGATACAAGCATAACCGTTTTCCCTTCTGCCTCAAGTTTTTCCATTTGGGCAAGAAGAGCCCCATGCTCAACCTGTTCGCTCTCCATTAACTTCCTTGTGCCAACGAGAATGGTATTGCCTCCGGCTTCAGCCAAAATGCCTGCGCCGATTTTTGCTTCAAAGCGGGTCAGCTTCGGTATCTCAAGCCCTTTTTCTTTTACGCCGGCAACAATCGCTTCACCGAGGGGATGCTCTGATCCCGTTTCCGCTGCCGCCGCAAATCGAAGCAGATCTGTTTCTTCAAAACGGCCGAACGGAATGGCATCTGTCAGACGCGGCTTCCCGTTTGTGACAGTTCCGGTTTTATCGAGAACAATCGTATCGAGACGATGTGTTTTCTCTAAATGCTCGCCGCCTTTAAAGAGAATTCCGAATTCAGCAGCGCGCCCTGATCCGGCCATAATGCTCGTCGGAGTGGCGAGGCCGAGGGCGCAAGGACAAGCAATGACAAGAACCGCGATGAACTTGCTGATCGCTTCGGCAAAATCACTGGGAGCCGCCCAAAGATACCAAATGAGGAAAGTGAGAACGGCAATCCCCAATACGATAGGCACAAAAATGCCGGAAATCTGATCAGCGAGACGCTGAATCGGCGCTTTTGACCCTTGTGCTTCCTCGACGATTTTAATGATATGAGAAAGCGCAGTATCCTTTCCGACATTGACAGCTTTGATTTTCAGGAAGCCGTTTGAGTTCACGGTTGCCCCTGTCACACTGTCACCCGGATTTTTGTCAACGGGAAGACTTTCTCCCGTAATCATCGATTCATCAACTGCCGAGCGGCCTTCAATTACTACTCCGTCGACAGGAATTCGTTCGCCCGGTTTGACGTAAACAACGTCATCGACAAGTACTTCGTCTATCGGAATGATTTGCTCCTGTCCGTCTCTTACGACAGTCGCTGTTTTCGCTTGAAGCTTCATTAGCTTTTTAATGGCATCCGATGAACGGCCCTTTGCTTTTGTTTCAAACAGCTTGCCTAATAAAATCAGCGTCAGCAAAATCGCGCTTGTTTCATAGTAAAGACCGTCTGTATGCCCGTGGGAACCGAGGCTTTGGATGGTAAGATAAAGACTGTAAGCGTAAGCAGCCGTCGTTCCGAGCGCGACCAATAC
Proteins encoded:
- a CDS encoding assimilatory sulfite reductase (NADPH) flavoprotein subunit — its product is MQLQVMNSPFNQEQAELLNRLLPTLTESQKIWLSGYLSAQSVSAQETAGAPAASVSAEAAAPAVSKEVTVLYGSQTGNAQGLAENAGKQLEQRGFQVTVSSMSDFKPNQLKKVNNLLIVVSTHGEGDPPDNALSFHEFLHGRRAPKLEDLRFSVLALGDSSYEFFCQTGKEFDQRLEELGGKRISPRVDCDLDYDEPAAEWLESVFEGLSEAGGESAAPAPAAAPQAGESSYSRTNPFRAEVLENLNLNGRGSNKETRHVELSLEGSGLIYEPGDSLGVYPENDPELVDQLLKEMNWDPEEIVTLNKQGDVRPLKEALISYYEITVLTKPLLEQAAQLTGSNELRELLAPGNEGNVKAYIEGRDLLDLIRDYGPFSVSAQEFVSILRKMPARLYSIASSLSANPDEVHLTIGAVRYDAHGRERKGVCSILCAERLQPGDTLPVYVQHNQNFKLPKDPETPIIMVGPGTGVAPFRSFMQEREETGAEGKAWMFFGDQHFVTDFLYQTEWQNWLKDGVLTKMDVAFSRDTEEKVYVQHRMLEQSAELFEWLQEGAAVYICGDEKHMAHDVHNTLLEIIEKEGNMTREEAEVYLADMQQQKRYQRDVY
- the helD gene encoding RNA polymerase recycling motor HelD, with the protein product MNQQDKEWKEEQSRIDEVLQELGKKERFLETSAGGLKQDIIGLRKSFWEDVTVNVDDAHEAVETMASIKQQAELLSDRERNHRRMDQQLKRIHQLKASPYFGRIDFIENGEEQTERIYIGLASCMDEKEEHFLIYDWRAPISSMYYNYSPGKAEYEVPGETIEGEMVLKRQFIIKNGALKAMFNTDMTIGDEMLQEVLSDHSNSQMKNIVSTIQKEQNQIIRNEKSKFLIVQGAAGSGKTSAALQRVAYLLYRHRGVIDAGQIVLFSPNFLFNSYVSSVLPELGEENMEQATFQEYIELRLGRKFQCESPFDQLEYCLTETKDGGFPTRIAGITWKAGLSFQQFIDEYVTLLSSEGMIFKNIVFRGQKLITKEQIESYFYSLDQRQSIPSRMEQTAKWLLSELNKLEKKERRKDWVVQEAELLDKEDYLDVYKKLQDRKRFSESTFNDYQREQQLLASIIVKKALKPLKQAVRLLAFLDMKQLYLQLFSGWGGKFQHEKTAEIGELTGSAFAEHKLLYEDAAPFLYMQDLIEGRKKNTKIKHLFIDEAQDYSPFQMAYMRSIFPAASMTVLGDINQSIYAHAIHGAKRMDACFEGEPAEYVHLKRTYRSTRQIVELTKAMLQDGADIEPFNRNGEIPRVFKTEGREDLCQKLTKEIERLKKQGHETIAVICKTAQQCVQAHARMSEYIDVRLIHKENQTFQKGVCVIPVYLAKGIEFDAVLVYDASEKYFKTEHDRRLLYTACTRSMHTLTVFYTGKASPFAAAVPPHLYQNAE
- a CDS encoding trimeric intracellular cation channel family protein — encoded protein: MAWELLSVIGIIAFAVSGAIVAMEEEYDILGVYILGIVTAFGGGAIRNLLIGVPVSALWEQGAYFQIALVSITIVFLFPKPLLKHWNKWGNLSDAIGLAAFAIQGALYAVKMGHPLSAVIVAAVLTGSGGGIIRDLLAGRKPLVLKAEIYAVWAALGGLIVGLGWLGNSFGLYVLFFVLVVCRVCSYMFKWKLPNRSFRLDN
- a CDS encoding disulfide oxidoreductase, whose amino-acid sequence is MKNRIGFLYASWVVALVAMLGSLYFSEIRKFIPCELCWYQRILMYPLVLILGIATFQGDTRVKKYVLPMAIIGAFISIMHYLEQKVPGFTGIKPCVSGVPCSGQYINWFGFITIPFLALIAFILIIVFMCLLKGEKSE
- the bdbD gene encoding disulfide bond formation protein BdbD, with the protein product MKKKQQSSAKFAVILTVVVVVLLAAIVIINNKTEQGNEAVSGQPSIKGQPVLGKDDAPVTVVEFGDYKCPSCKVFNSDIFPKIQKDFIDKGDVKFSFVNVMFHGKGSRLAALASEEVWKEDPDSFWAFHEKLFEKQPDTEQEWVTPALLGDLAKSTTKVKPETLKDNLDKETFASQVEKDSDLNQKMNVNATPTIYVNDKVIKNFADYDEIKKTIEKELKGK
- a CDS encoding heavy metal translocating P-type ATPase → MRLVKQEYVLDGLDCSNCAQKIENGVKGIKGIDGCAVNFAASTLTVSADGKEEQWVTNKVEKKVKSIDPHVTVRQKHKKKSADDGYRNRMINMLIRMAASVILGAAAYFVHSGTIEFLLFLAAYLIIGGDIVIRAVKNISRGQVFDEHFLMALATIGAFLIQQYPEGVAVMLFYQIGELFQGAAVSRSRKSISALMDIRPDYANVKTENGIKLVSPADVLIGDIIVVNPGESIPLDGKVIKGSAMVDTSALTGESVPRKAAEGQEVMSGFINQNGVLHIEVTKGYQESAVSKILDLVQNASSRKARTENFITKFAKYYTPAVVIIAALLAFVPPLMIPGAALSDWVYRALIFLVISCPCALVVSIPLGFFGGIGAASKAGVLVKGSNYLEALNQVKYAVFDKTGTLTKGSFEVTEIKPAEEFTKARLLEAAAYAELHSQHPIAESVRKAYGKMLSSDKIESYEEISGHGIFAKVNGTEILAGNKKLMEREQINGVPDENAGTIVHVAVDQRYAGAIIIADEVKEDAAQAVADLKSLGIKQTVMLTGDSKQTGEAVGKQLGIDEVYAELLPQDKVARVEALEAKLSQNEKLIFVGDGINDTPVLARADIGAAMGGLGSDAAVEAADVVLMTDQPSKIAEAIRIAKRTRRIVWQNIGFALGVKAIFLILGAFGIATMWEAVFSDVGVTLLAVANAMRVMRLKNG
- the copA gene encoding copper-exporting P-type ATPase CopA, which encodes MSEQKEIAMQVSGMTCAACASRIEKGLKRMPGVTDANVNLATETSNVIYDPAETEAAAIQEKIEKLGYHVVTEKAEFEIEGMTCAACANRIEKRLNKIEGVANAPVNFALETVTVEYNPKEAAVGDLKEAVDKLGYKLKLKGDEDNEAAASKKKEEWKQTARLIFSAVLSFPLLWAMVSHFTFTSFIWVPGIFLNPWMQFALATPVQFLIGWPFYAGAYKALRNKSANMDVLVALGTTAAYAYSLYLTIQSLGSHGHTDGLYYETSAILLTLILLGKLFETKAKGRSSDAIKKLMKLQAKTATVVRDGQEQIIPIDEVLVDDVVYVKPGERIPVDGVVIEGRSAVDESMITGESLPVDKNPGDSVTGATVNSNGFLKIKAVNVGKDTALSHIIKIVEEAQGSKAPIQRLADQISGIFVPIVLGIAVLTFLIWYLWAAPSDFAEAISKFIAVLVIACPCALGLATPTSIMAGSGRAAEFGILFKGGEHLEKTHRLDTIVLDKTGTVTNGKPRLTDAIPFGRFEETDLLRFAAAAETGSEHPLGEAIVAGVKEKGLEIPKLTRFEAKIGAGILAEAGGNTILVGTRKLMESEQVEHGALLAQMEKLEAEGKTVMLVSLDGEAAGLIAVADTIKDTSRAAVVRLRELGLDVIMMTGDNRRTAEAIAKEAGITSVIAEVLPEQKAAEIARLQKEGRQTAMVGDGINDAPALATADIGMAIGTGTDIAMETADITLIRGDLNSIADAIRMSRLTMKNIKQNLFWALGYNSLGIPIAALGFLAPWIAGAAMAFSSVSVVLNALRLQKVK